The following proteins are co-located in the Acidicapsa acidisoli genome:
- a CDS encoding substrate-binding domain-containing protein yields MPSVRKLVAFALTPTLLLLTSCARHSQSEVYYLVATNMSLSYWKTAVTGFNAAATRYKVTAKIAGPDNYDPQAELQELNKAVAAKPAGILISVADESLLKPGIDAAVEAGVPVITMDSDAATSRRLFFIGTNNVAAGRLGGQRIVEKLGGRGNVVFFSMPGQPNLDERLQGFKDIFATHPDIKILDVVNIKGDARNAFDNTEQYLTQTGIARVAAFICLEASSGKTVADAVRRQKATDRVVLAWDVEQDTLGEIKDGTIEATISQKPYTMGFVGLKELDEIFHNKPRSLTKDYSVDAFSEYPVFIDTGTALVDKANVDIYAKSAAEHQQ; encoded by the coding sequence ATGCCATCGGTCAGGAAACTCGTTGCATTTGCGCTTACGCCAACGCTTCTGCTGCTCACGAGCTGTGCACGGCACTCTCAGTCCGAAGTTTATTACCTGGTTGCGACGAACATGAGCCTGTCATATTGGAAGACGGCAGTAACAGGCTTTAACGCCGCAGCGACGCGGTACAAGGTGACGGCAAAGATTGCGGGTCCGGATAATTACGATCCTCAGGCGGAGTTGCAGGAGTTGAATAAGGCAGTTGCGGCGAAACCGGCCGGGATACTCATTTCAGTGGCCGATGAATCGCTGCTGAAGCCCGGGATCGACGCGGCTGTAGAGGCCGGGGTTCCTGTGATCACGATGGATTCGGATGCGGCAACGAGCCGCAGGCTCTTCTTTATTGGAACCAACAATGTTGCGGCCGGGCGTTTGGGTGGACAAAGGATCGTGGAGAAGCTGGGTGGGAGAGGCAACGTGGTTTTCTTCTCGATGCCTGGGCAGCCCAATCTCGATGAGCGCCTGCAAGGGTTCAAGGATATCTTCGCAACGCATCCGGATATCAAGATTCTGGATGTGGTCAACATCAAAGGCGATGCGCGCAATGCCTTTGACAATACGGAGCAGTACCTGACCCAGACGGGAATTGCCAGGGTCGCGGCGTTTATCTGCCTGGAGGCGTCTTCGGGAAAGACGGTGGCGGATGCGGTACGGCGGCAGAAGGCGACGGACCGTGTGGTGCTGGCCTGGGACGTGGAGCAGGATACGCTGGGTGAGATCAAGGATGGAACAATCGAGGCGACGATTTCGCAGAAGCCTTACACAATGGGATTTGTGGGGTTGAAGGAGTTGGACGAGATCTTCCACAACAAACCCAGATCGCTTACCAAGGACTATAGCGTGGATGCTTTCTCAGAGTACCCAGTGTTCATCGATACCGGCACGGCGCTGGTGGACAAGGCGAATGTCGATATCTATGCCAAGTCTGCCGCGGAGCATCAACAGTAG
- a CDS encoding DUF465 domain-containing protein: MDELLESQVSAEVQRLMTEHQRYSMRLNELLTKPYLSSEEQLEEVRLKKLKLHAKDLIMAIEHRAAATATA; this comes from the coding sequence ATGGATGAATTACTCGAATCGCAAGTGAGCGCCGAAGTTCAGCGGCTAATGACCGAGCATCAACGGTATTCTATGCGTCTGAACGAACTTCTTACGAAGCCATATCTTTCTTCGGAAGAGCAGTTGGAGGAGGTTCGGCTGAAGAAGCTGAAGCTTCATGCCAAGGATCTCATCATGGCGATCGAGCATCGCGCGGCGGCTACGGCTACAGCGTAG
- a CDS encoding deoxyguanosinetriphosphate triphosphohydrolase family protein, giving the protein MEDLFAPDSPLAIPESLAVPDSAADPLSRRACPESAHPYRSPFVRDIGRILHAKAFRRLAGKTQVFTRRAAESDHSRSRLTHTLEVAQIARTMASTLGLNASLAEALALVHDIGHPPFGHAGEHALDEALRVHNLTFDHNLHALRIVTSFEERYAAFRGLNLTLGVREGIIKHSRDYPSDRYPELSEYFLDQLPPLEAQLIDLADEIAYLTADLEDGLGAGILDLAQVEHHVQLFAIYYANAQKEFPAAEPCLLSNEALKQMLNAFVTDLMQETTRQARSLGIHTLHDLRHASRRVAQLSPEMEDHRRQAKAYLYANLYQSTALEAEHAHADHIVKSLFNAWIEDPELLPPDHRARISEEGVARAVADYIAGMTDAYIEQAWQKHKEFNRKN; this is encoded by the coding sequence ATGGAAGACCTCTTTGCCCCAGATTCTCCACTCGCAATACCGGAATCGCTCGCTGTTCCGGATTCGGCGGCCGATCCCCTCTCGCGCCGCGCCTGCCCCGAATCAGCTCATCCCTACCGCTCTCCGTTTGTGCGCGACATCGGCCGCATCCTCCACGCAAAGGCGTTTCGGCGCCTCGCCGGCAAGACACAGGTCTTCACCCGCCGCGCCGCGGAGAGCGATCACTCGCGCAGCCGCCTCACTCACACCCTCGAAGTCGCCCAGATCGCCCGCACCATGGCCAGCACACTCGGCCTCAACGCGTCCCTCGCCGAGGCCCTCGCGCTTGTCCACGACATCGGTCATCCGCCCTTCGGCCACGCCGGCGAACACGCCCTTGACGAAGCCCTGCGCGTCCACAATCTAACCTTCGATCACAATCTCCACGCCCTGCGCATCGTCACCAGCTTCGAAGAGCGCTACGCCGCATTCCGCGGTCTCAACCTCACCCTCGGCGTCCGCGAAGGCATCATCAAACACTCCCGCGATTATCCGTCAGATCGATACCCCGAATTGAGCGAATATTTCCTGGATCAGCTCCCCCCGCTCGAAGCCCAGCTCATTGATCTCGCCGACGAAATAGCCTACCTGACCGCCGATCTCGAAGACGGCCTCGGAGCCGGAATCCTCGATTTGGCGCAAGTTGAGCATCACGTTCAGCTCTTCGCCATTTATTACGCAAATGCCCAAAAAGAATTCCCCGCCGCCGAGCCGTGCCTGCTTTCAAACGAAGCACTCAAGCAGATGCTCAATGCCTTCGTCACCGACCTCATGCAGGAAACAACGCGCCAGGCGCGCAGCCTCGGCATCCACACCCTTCACGATCTCCGCCACGCATCCCGCCGGGTAGCCCAACTCAGTCCCGAAATGGAAGACCATCGCCGTCAGGCCAAAGCCTATCTATATGCCAATCTCTATCAATCCACGGCACTGGAAGCCGAACACGCCCACGCCGACCACATCGTGAAATCCCTCTTCAACGCCTGGATAGAAGATCCGGAACTGCTTCCACCCGACCATCGAGCACGCATCTCCGAAGAAGGTGTAGCCCGCGCCGTAGCCGACTACATCGCCGGCATGACCGACGCCTACATCGAGCAAGCCTGGCAAAAACACAAGGAATTCAATCGGAAAAATTGA
- a CDS encoding phosphatidylserine decarboxylase, which yields MVRDGYFYGVGLLAAAALLFWLASWPLALIPALLAAFFLWFFRDPERVIPSGEGLIVSPGDGLVTEAIRLETPNGPRQRISIFLSVFDVHVNRSPIAGTISAVRYQKGKYLNAMNPASADQNEQCIVTVRDGETEVTFKLIAGLLARRIVFTQATGNVIGRGDRVGLIKFGSRVDVLVPAEAELRVKPGVRVKGGASVLAAMPVRDEARS from the coding sequence ATGGTTAGAGACGGTTACTTCTACGGTGTGGGACTGCTCGCTGCGGCTGCGCTCCTTTTTTGGCTGGCCAGCTGGCCTTTGGCGCTGATTCCCGCATTGCTGGCGGCTTTTTTTCTGTGGTTTTTCCGCGACCCGGAGCGAGTGATTCCGAGCGGTGAGGGGTTAATTGTCTCGCCGGGCGACGGGCTGGTGACGGAGGCGATCCGGTTGGAGACTCCGAATGGCCCGCGGCAGCGGATCAGCATCTTTTTGAGCGTGTTTGACGTGCATGTGAACCGCTCGCCGATCGCCGGGACGATCTCTGCGGTTCGATACCAGAAAGGCAAGTATCTGAACGCGATGAATCCTGCCTCGGCGGACCAGAATGAACAGTGCATTGTTACAGTGAGGGATGGCGAGACTGAAGTCACCTTCAAGCTGATTGCCGGTCTGCTGGCGCGGCGGATTGTGTTCACGCAGGCGACGGGCAACGTGATCGGGCGCGGCGACCGGGTGGGGCTGATCAAGTTTGGCTCGCGCGTGGATGTGTTGGTTCCGGCTGAGGCCGAGTTGCGGGTGAAGCCTGGGGTTCGGGTGAAGGGCGGAGCTTCTGTGCTTGCTGCGATGCCGGTTCGTGATGAGGCGCGCTCGTGA
- a CDS encoding CDP-alcohol phosphatidyltransferase family protein, whose amino-acid sequence MNSPFAGRLHGEDRVGGRAGARAARMRRGMFLLPSLFTAGSIGAGYFAITQTIDSVNVAGGGAQHLDWAAIAICLAIPFDALDGRIARMTNTTSEFGKELDSLADAITFGVAPCLLAFVWGFHSLPEAMNPDLRRAILQIGSFVCFLYLLCGVSRLARFNISHDPQPRNPGRLDRKYFVGMPIPAAAGMVASTVHFCYGFPIPYWWLAVLWIGLVGLLGFLMVSTWRFWSGKEINFGRRQPFQLLAVLAIVVFVLIRFSSGALFFVALVYMFSGIWARAAYSWSRRRRQMPRDEAETRTAPAFTAEYAQQGNASSGVSAAEQEYARMHREPQMSDAGVGESGEDLRQDSRSDGY is encoded by the coding sequence GTGAATTCGCCGTTTGCCGGACGGTTGCACGGCGAGGATCGCGTCGGCGGACGTGCGGGCGCTCGCGCGGCCCGGATGCGGCGCGGGATGTTTCTGCTGCCGTCCCTTTTTACCGCTGGAAGTATAGGCGCGGGATACTTCGCGATTACCCAGACAATTGATTCCGTCAACGTGGCTGGCGGCGGAGCGCAGCATCTGGACTGGGCCGCGATTGCGATCTGTCTGGCGATTCCTTTTGACGCGCTGGACGGACGCATTGCGCGGATGACGAACACGACCAGTGAATTTGGCAAGGAACTCGATTCGCTGGCAGATGCCATCACCTTCGGCGTTGCTCCTTGTCTGCTGGCGTTTGTCTGGGGATTTCACTCGCTGCCAGAGGCGATGAATCCGGATCTGCGGCGGGCGATTTTGCAGATCGGCTCGTTTGTATGTTTCCTTTATCTGCTATGCGGAGTTTCGCGGCTGGCGCGGTTCAATATCAGCCACGATCCGCAACCGCGTAATCCTGGCCGGCTGGACCGGAAGTACTTTGTGGGCATGCCGATTCCGGCGGCGGCGGGGATGGTCGCGTCCACGGTGCATTTCTGCTATGGGTTTCCTATTCCGTACTGGTGGCTGGCGGTGCTTTGGATTGGCCTCGTAGGGCTGCTGGGCTTTCTGATGGTGAGTACCTGGCGGTTCTGGTCGGGCAAAGAGATCAACTTTGGGCGCAGGCAGCCGTTTCAACTGCTGGCGGTGCTAGCGATTGTGGTGTTTGTGCTGATCCGGTTTTCGAGCGGAGCGCTGTTTTTTGTGGCCCTGGTGTATATGTTTTCGGGGATATGGGCGCGGGCGGCGTATTCGTGGTCGCGGCGGAGGCGTCAGATGCCGCGAGATGAGGCGGAGACAAGAACCGCTCCGGCGTTTACGGCCGAGTATGCTCAACAGGGGAATGCGAGTTCTGGCGTGAGCGCGGCTGAGCAGGAATATGCCCGTATGCATCGCGAGCCCCAGATGAGCGATGCCGGAGTTGGGGAATCTGGAGAAGATTTGAGACAGGATTCGAGGTCCGATGGCTACTGA
- a CDS encoding Asd/ArgC dimerization domain-containing protein: MATDYKIALVGASSLLAKELKECLTESPLAGASFVLLDVEEAQGQLEQVGDEVTVVQVVGENSFEEIDFTFFAGNENLTRKFWRNALAAGSTVLDLSGALDEEPGVLVRAPWVSDGTGSGAGSPDLLTKAVVPANAASLALALMMDRLQEIAEVRFAAATVLQPASEYGKEGLDELHQQTVSLLSFQNMPRAIFDTQVAYNTLASFGESAAANMSRAEGRIRRHYAVLAGERLPELRLQVLHAPVFHGHTFSICIELDRALPIAIIEDALGGDHLDLVLEETDSPSNLAAAGQNDVLVWLKPEPPVERLSGETSRFWLWAASDNLRLAAQNAVECALDMRRLRPHGKVQ; encoded by the coding sequence ATGGCTACTGATTACAAAATTGCGCTGGTCGGAGCTTCCTCGTTGCTGGCGAAGGAATTGAAGGAATGCCTGACGGAGTCTCCGCTGGCGGGCGCCAGCTTTGTGCTGCTGGATGTGGAAGAGGCGCAAGGGCAACTGGAGCAGGTGGGCGACGAAGTTACCGTGGTGCAGGTGGTCGGCGAGAATTCGTTTGAAGAGATCGATTTTACGTTCTTTGCGGGCAATGAGAATCTGACGCGGAAGTTCTGGCGCAATGCACTGGCTGCCGGATCGACGGTGCTGGATCTGTCCGGCGCTCTGGATGAGGAGCCGGGGGTGCTGGTTCGCGCTCCCTGGGTGAGCGACGGGACTGGTTCGGGAGCGGGATCGCCGGATCTGTTGACGAAGGCGGTGGTCCCAGCCAATGCCGCGTCGCTGGCGTTGGCGCTGATGATGGATCGGCTGCAGGAGATTGCAGAGGTTCGATTTGCGGCGGCAACGGTGCTACAGCCGGCTTCGGAGTATGGCAAGGAAGGCTTGGATGAGCTGCACCAGCAGACGGTGAGCTTGTTGAGCTTTCAGAATATGCCGCGTGCGATCTTTGACACGCAGGTGGCCTACAACACGCTGGCCAGCTTTGGTGAGAGCGCAGCGGCAAACATGTCGCGAGCGGAGGGCCGCATTCGCAGGCATTACGCGGTGCTGGCGGGGGAAAGATTGCCGGAGCTTCGGTTGCAGGTGCTGCATGCGCCGGTCTTTCACGGACACACGTTTTCGATTTGTATTGAGCTGGATCGGGCGTTGCCGATTGCGATTATCGAGGATGCGCTGGGCGGCGACCATCTGGATCTGGTGCTGGAGGAGACGGATTCGCCGTCGAATCTTGCCGCAGCGGGGCAGAACGATGTGCTGGTGTGGCTGAAGCCGGAGCCTCCTGTCGAGCGATTGAGCGGGGAGACTAGCCGGTTCTGGCTTTGGGCAGCGAGCGACAATCTGCGGCTGGCGGCGCAGAACGCGGTAGAGTGCGCGCTGGATATGCGGCGGCTGCGGCCGCATGGAAAGGTGCAGTAG